In Danaus plexippus unplaced genomic scaffold, MEX_DaPlex mxdp_38, whole genome shotgun sequence, a single window of DNA contains:
- the LOC133320594 gene encoding uncharacterized protein LOC133320594, with amino-acid sequence MAKDRVTSDNYKVVIHPDRVPRGEHERRFNAPTTNEIAAVVVSTEQTASRDIVIQAHDGRLTRVPDTHRFYDALEYPIIFWKGQEGPRYLHEYTQDAFTYVRNYGRPDLFITMTCNPAWPEITKELIPGQNATDRHDLTARYEVFHVLDRVAKRGLPHVHLLLWLTEKLRPNQIDEVISAEIPNPESDRKLYDTVTKNMIHGPCGALNPSSPCMKEGKCTKKYPRALLKDTQTNDKGYPLYRRRTPGDGGRTITLKTRGGTQEVLVDNSWIVPYSPLLSKIYNCHINVEFCNTVQAIKYICKYINKGSDQAIFNIRQQGNVNIDPRDEVQTYRAGRYVSSNEAAWRILGLPLHERHPTTHLAVHLPNGQRIYFTENNFRERMAAPPKTTLTAFFLLCQNDAFAKTLLYVDVPRYYTWNVSSKEWKRRLQGTPVDGWPVDGQELQTFRQACEKLGLLEDDNHWDATMEEAVLCRSPSQIRELFAILICTCGLSNPLQLWDKYKSALSEDILQRFERMDQVNNDLCFNEALRHIEDKIITISGKKLSDFGMPTPERRGELSTDLIKELSYDIALLDAQVSETEPRLLPEQKTFITKFTTTKIRKDRKVALAVASSGIAATLLSGGRTAHSVFKLPLNLASEETPTCNISKSSARGALLQQCMLIVWDECTMSHKRAIEALDRCLQDIHSNRKLMGGVVVLLAGDFRQTLPIIERGTAADELTHV; translated from the exons ATGGCTAAAGATAGAGTGACTAGCGATAATTACAAGGTCGTGATACACCCAGATCGTGTACCACGTGGTGAACACGAAAGACGATTCAATGCCCCGACCACAAACGAAATAGCTGCCGTAGTAGTTAGTACTGAACAAACTGCGTCTCGGGACATTGTTATTCAGGCGCACGATGGCCGGCTTACTAGAGTTCCGGACACTCATAGATTTTATGATGCTCTCGAGTACCCGATAATTTTTTGGAAAGGACAAGAGGG CCCGAGATATCTTCATGAGTACACGCAGGATGCGTTCACATACGTGCGTAACTACGGGAGGCCTGATCTGTTTATTACAATGACATGTAATCCCGCTTGGCCAGAAATTACTAAAGAGCTCATTCCAGGTCAAAATgcaacagacagacatgacTTAACAGccag ATATGAAGTGTTTCATGTACTCGATCGAGTGGCAAAAAGAGGTCTGCCTCACGTGCACTTACTGCTGTGGTTGACGGAAAAATTACGCCCCAACCAAATTGATGAAGTCATAAGTGCGGAGATACCAAATCCAGAAAGTGATCGAAAACTCTACGATACTGtaaccaaaaatatgattcacgGTCCCTGTGGTGCACTAAATCCGTCATCACCATGCATGAAAGAAGGAAAATGCACCAAAAAGTATCCAAGGGCGCTTTTGAAAGATACTCAAACTAACGACAAAGGCTATCCTTTGTACAGGCGTAGAACACCAGGAGATGGCGGCCGTACGATAACTCTAAAAACCCGAGGTGGAACACAGGAAGTATTGGTTGACAATAGCTGGATTGTCCCATATTCTCCTCTTCtgtctaaaatttataactgtcaCATAAATGTAGAGTTCTGCAATACGGTACAggcgataaaatatatttgtaaatatataaacaaaggcAGCGACCAGgctatttttaacattcgaCAGCAAGGGAATGTTAATATTGACCCGAGAGATGAGGTGCAAACGTATCGAGCCGGTAGATATGTTAGTAGTAACGAAGCAGCGTGGCGGATCTTGGGTCTGCCTCTGCATGAAAGACACCCAACCACTCACCTTGCGGTTCATCTGCCTAATGGTCAGCGGATTTACTTcactgaaaacaattttagagaGAGAATGGCCGCACCACCTAAGACGACACTAACTGCATTTTTCCTGCTTTGCCAAAATGACGCATTtgcaaaaacattactttatgtTGACGTACCCCGCTACTATACATGGAACGTGTCGTCGAAAGAATGGAAACGTCGTTTACAAGGCACACCTGTCGACGGCTGGCCAG TTGACGGCCAAGAACTTCAAACTTTTCGACAAGCGTGTGAGAAGTTGGGGTTGTTGGAAGATGACAACCACTGGGATGCCACAATGGAAGAGGCAGTGCTGTGTCGCTCTCCTTCGCAAATAAGAGAACTATTTGCAATATTGATATGCACTTGCGGTTTATCCAATCCTCTTCAACTATGGGATAAGTATAAATCTGCATTATCGGAGGATATCTTGCAAAGATTTGAAAGGATGGATCAAGTCAACAATGATCTATGTTTCAATGAAGCACTGAGACATATAGAggacaaaataataacgattTCCGGTAAGAAATTGTCTGACTTCGGTATGCCTACACCAGAGCGTCGAGGAGAGTTGTCGACCGATTTGATCAAAGAGCTAAGCTACGATATTGCTTTATTAGACGCTCAGGTCAGCGAAACTGAACCACGCCTGCTACCcgaacaaaaaacatttataacaaaatttacaacga CAAAAATTCGTAAGGACCGTAAAGTTGCATTAGCGGTGGCTTCCTCTGGGATCGCTGCAACATTGCTGAGCGGTGGACGAACGGCACATtcggtttttaaattacctctTAATCTGGCGAGCGAAGAAACCCCAACGTGCAACATCAGTAAGAGCAGTGCCCGTGGCGCCCTCTTGCAACAATGTATGCTGATCGTGTGGGACGAGTGCACTATGTCACACAAACGCGCCATTGAGGCGCTTGATCGCTGTCTACAAGATATTCACAGCAATCGAAAGTTGATGGGTGGTGTGGTAGTGTTATTGGCAGGGGATTTTAGACAGACTTTACCTATTATCGAGAGAGGCACTGCAGCAGATGAATTAACGCATGTCTAA